One genomic window of Salvia miltiorrhiza cultivar Shanhuang (shh) chromosome 4, IMPLAD_Smil_shh, whole genome shotgun sequence includes the following:
- the LOC131020634 gene encoding axial regulator YABBY 1-like: MSSSSAFAPDHHLLSPSGQLCYVHCKFCDTVLAVGVPCTSLFKTVTVRCGHCSNLLSVNMRGSLLPSPNHLAHSLFSPHNLLEEIRNAPSNLVMNPNDPSFLPREMDELPKPPAAKRPPEKRQRVPSAYNRFIKDEIQRIKAGNPDISHREAFSAAAKNWAHFPHIHFGLMPDQPVKKPNVCQQEGDEILMKDGFLASANIGVSPY, encoded by the exons atgtcaTCTTCATCTGCTTTTGCTCCGGACCACCACCTCCTCTCTCCTTCCGGGCAGCTCTGTTACGTCCattgcaaattttgcgacacTGTCCTCGCC gTGGGAGTTCCTTGCACCAGCTTGTTCAAGACAGTGACGGTGCGATGCGGCCATTGTTCCAACCTTCTCTCCGTCAACATGCGCGGCTCGCTCCTCCCTTCCCCCAATCATCTCGCCCACTCCCTTTTCTCTCCTCACAATCTTCTG GAGGAGATTCGCAACGCGCCGTCGAATTTGGTGATGAATCCGAACGATCCTTCTTTCTTACCTAGGGAGATGGATGAGCTTCCTAAGCCCCCAGCTGCTAAAAGAC CCCCAGAGAAAAGACAGAGAGTGCCCTCTGCTTACAATCGCTTCATCAA AGATGAGATCCAACGCATCAAAGCTGGAAACCCTGATATCAGTCACAGGGAGGCCTTCAGCGCAGCTGCAAAAAAT TGGGCCCACTTCCCACACATCCACTTCGGCCTCATGCCTGATCAACCCGTGAAGAAGCCAAATGTGTGCCAACAG GAAGGGGACGAAATCCTGATGAAAGATGGGTTTCTTGCTTCTGCCAACATCGGCGTGTCGCCCTACTAG